A window from Candidatus Hydrogenedentota bacterium encodes these proteins:
- a CDS encoding arylsulfatase: MAGAAALAAARRPAPAHAAAKPPNIIFILADDLGYGDLGCYGQEQVLTPRIDAMAAGGVRFTQCYAGSTVCAPSRCCLMTGMHTGHARVRGNSLVPLEPGDATVAGVLRGAGYETALIGKWGLGEPDTTGVPTRMGFDYFFGYLNQKHAHNHYPDYLWENETRVDIPENVQDGKHEGVCAQCGVYADDLFADKALAFIEKDREKPFFLYLSHVIPHANNERGAALGNGMEVPDFGPYADKPWPDPIKGHAAMITRLDSHVGRVLDTLRAKGLDRDTIVLFASDNGVHKEGGVDPDFFKSSGPLQGIKRSMHDGGIRVPMVAWGPGRVPAGAVSDQLWAFWDFLPTAAELAGAQAPAGLDGVSVAAALTGAAKIDHPPLYWEFHEGGYFRAARMGDWKAVSLSPNEPTQLYKFPEDIGEANNVAADHPDIVAKVDAFMASARTPSEHWPGRAGKKKKK, from the coding sequence ATGGCGGGGGCGGCGGCGCTGGCCGCCGCGCGGCGGCCAGCGCCCGCCCACGCCGCGGCGAAGCCGCCGAACATCATCTTCATCCTCGCCGACGACCTGGGCTACGGCGACCTGGGCTGCTACGGGCAGGAGCAGGTGCTCACGCCGCGCATTGACGCCATGGCCGCCGGGGGCGTGCGGTTCACCCAGTGCTATGCGGGCAGCACGGTCTGCGCGCCGTCGCGGTGCTGCCTCATGACGGGGATGCACACGGGCCACGCCCGCGTCCGCGGCAACAGCCTCGTGCCCCTGGAGCCGGGCGACGCGACGGTGGCCGGGGTGCTGCGCGGCGCGGGCTACGAGACCGCCCTCATCGGCAAATGGGGCCTGGGCGAGCCGGACACCACCGGCGTCCCCACGCGCATGGGCTTCGACTATTTCTTCGGCTACCTCAACCAGAAGCACGCCCACAACCACTACCCGGATTACCTCTGGGAAAACGAGACCCGGGTGGACATTCCCGAGAACGTGCAGGACGGGAAGCACGAGGGCGTCTGCGCGCAGTGCGGCGTTTACGCCGACGACCTCTTCGCGGACAAGGCGCTGGCGTTCATCGAAAAGGACCGCGAAAAGCCCTTCTTCCTCTACCTCAGCCACGTCATCCCCCACGCCAACAACGAGCGCGGCGCGGCTCTCGGCAACGGCATGGAGGTGCCCGACTTCGGCCCCTACGCCGACAAGCCCTGGCCCGACCCCATCAAGGGCCACGCCGCCATGATTACCCGCCTCGACAGCCACGTCGGCCGGGTCCTCGACACCCTCCGCGCGAAAGGCCTCGACCGCGACACGATCGTCCTCTTCGCCAGCGACAACGGCGTCCACAAGGAGGGCGGGGTAGACCCGGACTTCTTCAAGAGCTCCGGCCCGCTCCAGGGCATCAAGCGCAGCATGCACGACGGCGGCATCCGCGTGCCCATGGTGGCCTGGGGGCCGGGCCGCGTGCCCGCGGGCGCCGTGAGCGACCAGCTCTGGGCTTTCTGGGACTTCCTGCCCACGGCCGCCGAACTGGCGGGCGCGCAGGCCCCGGCGGGGCTCGACGGCGTCTCTGTCGCCGCCGCCCTCACCGGCGCCGCCAAGATTGACCACCCGCCGCTCTACTGGGAGTTCCACGAGGGCGGCTACTTCCGTGCCGCCCGGATGGGCGACTGGAAGGCCGTCAGCCTCAGTCCCAACGAGCCCACCCAGCTCTACAAATTCCCCGAAGACATCGGCGAGGCGAACAACGTCGCGGCGGACCACCCCGACATCGTCGCAAAGGTGGATGCCTTCATGGCCTCCGCCCGCACCCCCTCCGAACACTGGCCGGGACGCGCGGGAAAGAAGAAAAAGAAGTAG
- the mtaB gene encoding tRNA (N(6)-L-threonylcarbamoyladenosine(37)-C(2))-methylthiotransferase MtaB: MAHPPPGRRACIHTLGCRLNQAESALLCDQLAAAGYVVVPFGEPADLGVVHTCTVTREADAKSRQMIRQFIRANPGARTVVIGCYAQLRGADIAAIPGVDLVLGNAEKMRLAEHLAALDAAPPEDRVRAPRLGRAPFTLPWTPDGPPVTRRMNLKIQDGCDFMCSYCIIPFARGRSRSRRLDDLVAEAASLAARGARELILTGVNLGGYACDGKTLVDAVDRLNALPGVERIRISSIEMTTVLPGLLERMADPAHRLAPHLHLPLQSGSDRILAAMRRHYTRAEYLDTLRAAEAAVPGIGLGADVLAGFPGETEQDQADTLALIAESPLAYLHVFKYSPRRGSAAERLPEKADPETAKRGSAALRALGAAKHRAFQERHLGRTVEVLFEDRAGGWWTGFTGSYLRVGVRGGEDLANRIGRVAVEAAHKDFVTGTLDGPLR, translated from the coding sequence ATGGCACACCCCCCGCCCGGCCGCCGGGCCTGCATACACACCCTCGGATGCCGCCTGAACCAGGCGGAGAGCGCCCTGCTGTGCGACCAGCTCGCCGCGGCGGGGTATGTGGTCGTGCCTTTCGGCGAGCCCGCGGACCTGGGGGTCGTCCACACCTGCACGGTCACGCGGGAGGCGGACGCGAAGTCGCGGCAGATGATCCGGCAGTTCATCCGGGCGAACCCCGGCGCGCGCACGGTGGTCATCGGCTGCTATGCCCAACTCCGGGGGGCGGACATCGCGGCGATCCCCGGGGTGGACCTCGTGCTGGGGAACGCGGAGAAGATGCGCCTCGCGGAGCACCTCGCCGCGCTGGACGCCGCGCCGCCGGAGGACCGCGTGCGCGCCCCGCGCCTGGGACGCGCGCCGTTCACCCTGCCCTGGACCCCGGACGGCCCGCCCGTCACGCGGCGCATGAACCTCAAGATCCAGGACGGCTGCGACTTCATGTGCAGCTACTGCATCATCCCCTTCGCCCGCGGGCGGTCGCGGTCGCGGCGGCTGGACGACCTCGTTGCCGAGGCGGCCTCCCTCGCGGCGCGCGGCGCGCGGGAGCTCATCCTCACGGGGGTGAACCTCGGGGGCTACGCCTGCGACGGGAAGACGCTGGTGGACGCAGTGGACCGGCTGAACGCCCTGCCCGGCGTGGAGCGGATCCGCATCAGCTCCATCGAGATGACAACGGTGCTTCCCGGGCTGCTGGAGCGCATGGCCGACCCGGCCCACCGCCTCGCGCCGCACCTGCACCTGCCGCTCCAGTCGGGGTCCGACCGCATCCTCGCCGCCATGCGCCGCCACTACACGCGCGCGGAGTACCTGGACACCCTGCGCGCCGCCGAAGCGGCCGTGCCCGGCATTGGCCTCGGCGCGGACGTGCTCGCGGGCTTCCCCGGCGAGACGGAGCAGGACCAGGCGGACACCCTGGCCCTCATCGCCGAAAGCCCCCTGGCCTACCTGCACGTCTTCAAGTACTCCCCCCGGCGCGGTTCGGCGGCCGAGCGCCTGCCCGAGAAGGCCGACCCCGAAACGGCGAAAAGGGGAAGCGCCGCCCTGCGCGCCCTCGGCGCGGCAAAACACCGCGCCTTCCAGGAGCGTCACTTGGGGCGGACGGTCGAGGTGCTTTTCGAGGACCGCGCGGGCGGCTGGTGGACCGGATTCACGGGGAGCTACCTGCGCGTCGGCGTCCGCGGCGGGGAAGACCTGGCCAACCGCATCGGCCGGGTGGCGGTGGAGGCCGCGCACAAGGACTTCGTCACCGGCACCCTCGACGGCCCCCTCCGCTGA
- a CDS encoding YgiQ family radical SAM protein, with translation MRGQRPPQRGGPPRGPAPAPARSGGGGRARPPREAGPAPLPVSREEMDRLGWEALDVLLVTGDAYVDHPSFGAALIGRWLQAHGYRVGIIAQPRWDTPEDFLRLGRPRLFAGVTAGALDSMLAHYTAFRKLRHDDAYTPGDRHGARPNRACIVYTGLVRHAFPGLPVVLGGVEASLRRASHYDFWSDSLRRPILLDSKADLVVCGMGERAVLEVARRLEARAPDTPAAEALAGIPGTACCAASEERLGDLPGAPPPADWVRLPSHEDILADPKALMRATLALERQTHQGVQWAVQACGKRQVVFTPPAVPLSEAEMDRLHGLSFTRDPHPSHREPVPAAEMIRFSMTAHRGCAGGCTFCSIALHQGRRIQSRGADSLLEEARALTRHPAWKGSISDVGGPTANMWRARCAADPDACARPDCLTPRVCRHFRPDENAYLDLLRRIAALDGVRHVRVASGIRYDLADNDGDFLRALVGEFVGGQLKVAPEHCDDKVLRLMRKPPFARFEEFLRLFDEGTRGAGKEQYVIPYLITAFPGCTDDDMRALAGWLEARGWRPRQVQCFIPTPGTVATAMYYAGIDPQGNPLPVARTDAERLRQHRILLGEEKPGRG, from the coding sequence ATGCGCGGACAGCGTCCCCCCCAACGCGGCGGCCCGCCGCGCGGACCCGCCCCCGCCCCGGCACGGTCCGGGGGCGGGGGGCGCGCGCGTCCGCCGCGGGAGGCCGGGCCCGCGCCGCTGCCCGTGTCGCGGGAGGAGATGGACCGCCTCGGCTGGGAGGCGCTGGACGTGCTGCTGGTGACGGGGGACGCCTATGTGGACCACCCGTCGTTCGGCGCGGCGCTCATCGGCCGGTGGCTCCAGGCCCACGGGTACCGCGTGGGCATCATCGCCCAGCCGCGCTGGGACACGCCGGAGGACTTCCTGCGCCTCGGGCGGCCCCGACTTTTCGCCGGGGTGACGGCGGGCGCGCTGGACTCGATGCTCGCGCACTATACGGCCTTCCGCAAACTCCGCCACGACGACGCCTACACCCCCGGCGACCGCCACGGCGCGCGGCCCAACCGCGCGTGCATCGTCTACACCGGCCTCGTGCGCCACGCCTTCCCCGGCCTGCCCGTGGTGCTGGGGGGCGTCGAGGCGTCCCTGCGCCGCGCCAGCCACTACGACTTCTGGAGCGACAGCCTGCGCCGCCCGATTCTCCTCGACAGCAAGGCCGACCTCGTGGTCTGCGGCATGGGCGAGCGCGCCGTGCTGGAGGTTGCGCGGCGGCTGGAGGCGCGCGCGCCGGACACCCCGGCTGCGGAGGCGCTGGCGGGCATCCCGGGCACCGCGTGCTGCGCGGCGTCGGAGGAGCGGCTGGGGGACCTGCCCGGCGCGCCGCCCCCGGCGGACTGGGTGCGCCTGCCGTCGCATGAGGACATCCTCGCGGACCCCAAGGCGCTCATGCGCGCCACCCTCGCGCTGGAGCGCCAGACCCACCAGGGCGTCCAGTGGGCCGTGCAGGCCTGCGGAAAACGGCAGGTCGTCTTTACGCCCCCCGCAGTGCCCCTGTCGGAGGCGGAGATGGACCGGCTCCACGGCCTGTCCTTTACCCGCGACCCGCACCCCTCGCACCGGGAGCCCGTGCCCGCCGCCGAGATGATCCGCTTCAGCATGACCGCGCACCGCGGCTGCGCCGGAGGCTGCACCTTCTGCTCCATCGCCCTGCACCAGGGCCGCCGCATCCAGTCGCGCGGCGCGGACTCCCTGCTGGAGGAGGCGCGCGCCCTCACGCGGCACCCGGCGTGGAAGGGGTCCATCAGCGATGTGGGCGGACCCACGGCCAACATGTGGCGCGCCCGCTGCGCCGCCGACCCCGACGCCTGCGCCCGGCCCGACTGCCTCACGCCGCGGGTCTGCCGCCATTTCCGGCCCGACGAGAACGCCTATCTGGACCTCCTGCGCCGGATCGCCGCCCTGGACGGCGTCCGCCATGTCCGCGTCGCCAGCGGCATCCGCTACGACCTCGCCGACAACGACGGGGACTTCCTGCGCGCGCTGGTGGGTGAGTTTGTGGGCGGGCAGCTCAAGGTGGCCCCCGAGCACTGCGACGACAAGGTGCTGCGCCTCATGCGCAAGCCCCCCTTCGCCCGTTTCGAGGAATTCCTGCGCCTCTTCGACGAGGGCACCCGCGGCGCGGGCAAGGAGCAGTACGTCATCCCCTACCTCATCACCGCCTTCCCCGGCTGCACGGACGACGACATGCGCGCCCTCGCCGGCTGGCTGGAAGCCCGCGGCTGGCGGCCCCGTCAGGTCCAGTGCTTCATCCCCACCCCCGGCACCGTCGCCACCGCCATGTACTACGCGGGCATAGACCCCCAGGGGAACCCCCTCCCCGTAGCCCGCACCGACGCCGAACGCCTCCGCCAGCACCGCATCCTCCTGGGGGAGGAGAAACCCGGCAGGGGGTGA
- the rpsD gene encoding 30S ribosomal protein S4, with product MARYLGPKHKLSRRIGKCIWGKPNSPAAKRPYPSGQHGPNLRRKLSVYGTQLLEKQKLRMYYGAIMERQMRRIFDKARRLGGNTGTNLMMLLESRLDCVVWRMGFAPTIFAARQLVTHCHILVDGEKVNIPSFQVKPGMAVSVRPKSRKIPMIMEGAEHPPVQIPEFLDRAPKAFEGKMIATPNAATIPYQVDTNSIIGFYSR from the coding sequence ATGGCGAGATATCTCGGACCGAAGCACAAGTTGAGCCGCCGCATCGGGAAGTGCATCTGGGGCAAGCCGAACAGCCCCGCCGCGAAGCGCCCCTATCCGTCCGGACAGCACGGGCCGAACCTTCGGCGCAAGCTGTCGGTGTACGGCACGCAGCTGCTGGAGAAGCAGAAGCTGCGCATGTACTACGGCGCGATCATGGAGAGGCAGATGCGCCGGATTTTCGACAAGGCGCGGCGGCTGGGCGGCAACACGGGCACCAACCTGATGATGTTGCTGGAGTCCCGGCTGGACTGCGTGGTCTGGCGGATGGGCTTTGCGCCGACGATCTTCGCCGCGCGCCAGCTGGTCACGCACTGCCACATCCTGGTGGACGGCGAGAAGGTCAACATACCGTCCTTCCAGGTGAAGCCGGGCATGGCCGTTTCGGTCCGTCCGAAGAGCCGCAAGATTCCGATGATCATGGAAGGTGCGGAGCACCCGCCGGTGCAGATCCCCGAATTCCTGGACCGGGCGCCCAAGGCCTTCGAGGGCAAAATGATCGCCACGCCGAACGCGGCCACGATTCCGTACCAGGTGGACACGAACAGCATTATCGGTTTCTACTCCCGGTAA
- the mfd gene encoding transcription-repair coupling factor: MPETTIPFPPLGAVGPLVAALREKGRRAALTGAWGSAKTLAAAQAAEALGAPLFAVAPGRVEAEALHDDLCTLFGEERCALFPAWEVLPTDLMSPSDDIVAERMNTLERMLAARDAGAPLHVAAPLRAVMQYVADQRRLRADTLTLREGEERDLDDLLAQLVKLGYERDVMVERRGDFSLRGGILDVFPISSELPFRLEFFGDRIESLRLFEPETQRSVGKAVSVTLAPRSEKALLAEGLRAGRHKAALTEYLPGNTLVLADEPVSLAEKAAEIAEQSRNNPFFMSPEDLEKRLGAFRRLDAAQSPFDPLPGVKPVRMATLSVMNFSGRGPEFWEQMRRWEQERYAVTLFCVNTGEQRRLLELLEEQGFMPGRGGDFDLRVRVGRLRAGFVSPADRLAVLSEGEIFGRHYVRRRRRRFEAGAAVTQFSDLKAGDYIVHEVHGVGRYLGLKRFAGKAGDYMALQYAGGDTVYVPITHMDQIQKFVGGEGALPKMDRIGGASWARRRARVKKAVREMTDALVRLYAARETVRGHAFGPDTPWQHEFEDAFEYTETPDQARAIAETKRDMESHRPMDRLICGDVGYGKTEVALRAAFKAAMDGRQAAVLAPTTVLAQQHYNTFRERMADYPVRIGLLNRFRTPAQIRETVHQLRDGELDIVIGTHRLLSKDIVFRDLGLVVIDEEQRFGVAHKERLKQLRTHVDVLTLSATPIPRTLHMSLIGIRDMSVINTAPNDRLPIHTCVEAWDANLIREAVERELARQGQVFFLHNRVQTIEKAAAFVGKLVPRVRVGVGHGQMPKHALEEVMTAFVNRELDVLVCTTIIGSGIDIPNAYTIIVDRADHFGLSQLYQIRGRVGRYKHRAFAYLLVPGDRALTEDAQLRLKALEDFSALGSGYRIAMRDLEIRGAGDLLGADQAGHIAEVGYETYRQLIEDAVAEARGRPARRRQLPPLDAPVDAHIPEDYIPTGQQKMTMYRRLAGVGSVEELRELRDELRDRFGPPPAPVDRLLQVMEARVLGLDAGATAVRAGRAEIFVAFESAATLPQAGEARLRRLFQGRLRLDLHDKPAAVLTLPPAADPLRECLDFLQVLARERAGEGDGEEE, encoded by the coding sequence ATGCCAGAGACAACCATTCCATTCCCCCCCCTCGGCGCGGTCGGGCCCCTGGTCGCCGCGCTCCGGGAAAAGGGGCGCCGCGCCGCCCTGACGGGGGCGTGGGGCTCGGCGAAAACCCTGGCGGCCGCCCAGGCCGCCGAGGCCCTGGGCGCGCCCCTGTTCGCCGTGGCCCCCGGGCGCGTCGAGGCCGAGGCGCTCCACGACGACCTCTGCACCCTCTTCGGCGAGGAGCGCTGCGCCCTCTTCCCCGCGTGGGAGGTGCTTCCCACGGACCTCATGAGCCCGTCGGACGACATCGTGGCGGAGCGCATGAACACCCTGGAGCGCATGCTCGCCGCCCGCGACGCGGGCGCGCCGCTGCATGTGGCGGCCCCCTTGCGCGCGGTCATGCAGTATGTGGCCGACCAGCGCCGGCTGCGCGCGGACACGCTCACCCTGCGCGAGGGGGAGGAGCGCGACCTGGACGACCTGCTGGCGCAGCTGGTCAAACTCGGCTACGAGCGCGATGTGATGGTGGAGCGGCGCGGGGATTTCAGCCTGCGCGGCGGCATTCTGGACGTGTTTCCCATCTCCTCCGAGCTGCCCTTCCGCCTGGAGTTCTTCGGCGACCGCATCGAGTCCCTGCGCCTCTTCGAGCCCGAGACCCAGCGCAGCGTGGGCAAGGCCGTCTCCGTCACCCTGGCGCCCCGGTCGGAGAAGGCCCTGCTGGCCGAGGGCCTGCGCGCCGGACGCCACAAGGCCGCCCTCACGGAGTACCTGCCCGGCAACACGCTGGTGCTCGCGGACGAGCCCGTGTCCCTCGCGGAGAAGGCCGCGGAGATCGCGGAGCAGTCCCGGAACAACCCCTTCTTCATGTCGCCGGAGGACCTGGAGAAACGCCTCGGCGCGTTCCGCCGCCTGGACGCGGCGCAGTCGCCCTTCGACCCCCTTCCGGGCGTGAAGCCCGTGCGGATGGCCACACTTTCGGTCATGAACTTCAGCGGGCGCGGCCCGGAGTTCTGGGAGCAGATGCGCCGCTGGGAGCAGGAGCGCTACGCCGTCACCCTGTTCTGCGTGAACACGGGCGAGCAGCGCCGCCTGCTGGAGCTGCTGGAGGAGCAGGGGTTCATGCCGGGGCGCGGCGGGGACTTCGACCTGCGCGTGCGGGTGGGGCGGCTTCGGGCGGGTTTTGTGTCGCCCGCGGACCGGCTGGCCGTCCTGAGCGAGGGCGAGATCTTCGGCCGCCACTACGTGCGCCGCCGCCGCCGCCGCTTCGAGGCGGGGGCCGCGGTCACGCAGTTCAGCGACCTGAAGGCGGGCGACTACATCGTCCACGAGGTCCACGGCGTGGGCCGCTACCTGGGTCTGAAACGCTTCGCCGGGAAGGCGGGCGACTACATGGCCCTTCAGTACGCGGGGGGCGACACGGTCTACGTGCCCATCACGCACATGGACCAGATACAGAAGTTTGTGGGCGGCGAGGGCGCGCTGCCGAAGATGGACCGCATCGGCGGGGCGAGCTGGGCGCGGCGGCGCGCGCGCGTGAAGAAGGCGGTCCGCGAGATGACGGACGCGCTGGTGCGGCTCTACGCCGCGCGGGAGACCGTGCGCGGCCACGCGTTCGGCCCGGACACCCCGTGGCAGCACGAGTTCGAGGACGCCTTCGAGTACACCGAAACGCCGGACCAGGCGCGGGCCATCGCGGAGACCAAGCGGGACATGGAGTCGCACCGGCCCATGGACCGGCTCATCTGCGGCGACGTGGGCTACGGCAAGACGGAGGTGGCGCTGCGGGCGGCGTTCAAGGCCGCCATGGACGGCAGGCAGGCCGCCGTGCTCGCGCCGACGACCGTGCTCGCCCAGCAGCACTACAACACCTTCCGCGAGCGCATGGCCGACTACCCCGTGCGGATCGGCCTGCTCAACCGCTTTCGCACGCCCGCCCAGATCCGCGAGACGGTCCACCAGCTCCGCGACGGCGAGCTGGACATCGTCATCGGCACGCACCGGCTCCTGTCCAAGGACATCGTGTTCCGCGACCTGGGCCTCGTGGTGATTGACGAGGAGCAGCGCTTCGGCGTGGCGCACAAGGAGCGGCTCAAGCAGCTGCGCACGCATGTGGACGTGCTGACGCTGTCGGCCACGCCCATCCCGCGCACGCTCCACATGTCCCTCATCGGCATCCGCGACATGAGCGTCATCAACACGGCGCCCAACGACCGCCTGCCGATCCACACCTGCGTGGAGGCGTGGGACGCCAACCTGATCCGCGAGGCCGTGGAGCGCGAGCTGGCGCGCCAGGGCCAGGTCTTCTTCCTGCACAACCGCGTGCAGACCATCGAAAAGGCCGCCGCCTTCGTCGGCAAGCTCGTGCCGCGCGTGCGCGTCGGCGTGGGCCACGGCCAGATGCCCAAGCACGCCCTGGAGGAGGTCATGACGGCCTTCGTCAACCGCGAGCTGGACGTGCTGGTCTGCACGACCATCATCGGCTCCGGCATTGACATCCCCAACGCGTACACGATCATCGTGGACCGGGCGGACCATTTCGGGCTCAGCCAGCTCTACCAGATCCGAGGCCGCGTGGGCCGCTACAAGCACCGCGCCTTCGCCTACCTCCTCGTGCCCGGAGACCGCGCCCTCACCGAGGACGCCCAGCTCCGCCTCAAGGCCCTGGAGGACTTCTCCGCCCTCGGGTCGGGCTACCGCATCGCCATGCGCGACCTCGAAATCCGCGGCGCCGGCGACCTCCTCGGCGCGGACCAGGCCGGGCACATCGCCGAGGTCGGCTATGAGACCTACCGCCAGCTTATCGAGGACGCCGTGGCCGAGGCCCGCGGACGCCCCGCGCGCCGCCGCCAGCTCCCGCCCCTCGACGCCCCCGTGGACGCCCACATCCCCGAGGACTACATCCCCACGGGCCAGCAAAAGATGACCATGTACCGGCGGCTGGCGGGCGTCGGCTCCGTCGAGGAGCTCCGCGAACTGCGCGACGAGCTGCGCGACCGCTTCGGCCCGCCGCCCGCGCCCGTGGACCGCCTGCTCCAGGTGATGGAGGCCCGCGTGCTCGGGCTGGACGCGGGGGCCACCGCCGTCCGCGCCGGCCGCGCGGAGATCTTTGTGGCATTTGAAAGCGCCGCCACGCTTCCCCAGGCCGGCGAGGCGCGGCTCCGCCGCCTCTTCCAGGGAAGGCTCCGCCTCGACCTCCACGACAAGCCCGCCGCCGTGCTCACCCTGCCCCCCGCCGCCGACCCCCTCCGCGAATGCCTCGACTTCCTCCAAGTCCTCGCCCGCGAACGCGCCGGAGAGGGGGACGGGGAGGAGGAGTAG
- a CDS encoding adenylosuccinate synthase, whose protein sequence is MSIEVVVGANWGDEGKGRMVDYLAQDADFVVRFQGGNNAGHTVVNEFGEFKLHLLPSGVFNPNVVNILGPGMVIDLQGLAGEIADLKARGITPNLRVSDRATICFPFHRMEDGWEEDRLGKNAYGSTRRGIAPAYGDRTMKKAIQTGELLYPERFRERLASVCEWKLQKAERFYGRTGEFTFEEMLAWSEAAAETVAPLICDTSVLLEEGARAGKKILFEAQLGTLRDLSFGIYPYTTSSCTLAAYAPIGGGLFGRPADRVVAVVKAFSTCVGEGPFVTLMEKDLADRLRESAKEYGAATGRPRTIGHFDALATRYGAQVQGATEIALTKLDSLTGMPSLKICTHYTHGGKVYDRFPLNAVLEEAAPVYEETAGWSEDISGVRKFADLPEAARKYVLRIEELVRCPIRFVSVGPEREALIDRGARG, encoded by the coding sequence ATGAGCATTGAAGTCGTCGTCGGAGCCAACTGGGGGGACGAGGGCAAGGGGCGGATGGTGGACTACCTGGCGCAGGACGCGGATTTCGTGGTCCGGTTCCAGGGCGGGAACAACGCGGGCCACACGGTGGTCAACGAATTCGGCGAGTTCAAGCTGCACCTGCTGCCGTCGGGCGTGTTCAACCCGAACGTGGTGAACATCCTCGGGCCGGGCATGGTCATTGACCTCCAGGGGCTGGCCGGGGAGATTGCCGACCTGAAGGCGCGGGGCATCACGCCGAACCTGCGCGTGTCGGACCGCGCGACGATCTGCTTCCCCTTCCACCGGATGGAGGACGGCTGGGAGGAGGACCGGCTCGGCAAGAACGCCTACGGCTCCACGCGGCGCGGCATCGCCCCGGCCTACGGCGACCGCACGATGAAGAAGGCGATCCAGACCGGCGAGCTGCTGTATCCGGAGCGCTTCAGGGAGCGGCTGGCGTCGGTCTGCGAGTGGAAGCTCCAGAAGGCGGAGCGCTTCTACGGGCGCACGGGCGAGTTCACCTTCGAGGAGATGCTGGCGTGGTCGGAGGCGGCGGCGGAGACGGTCGCCCCGCTCATCTGCGACACGTCGGTGCTGCTGGAGGAGGGCGCGCGCGCCGGGAAGAAAATCCTCTTCGAGGCGCAGCTCGGCACCCTGCGCGACCTGAGTTTCGGCATCTACCCCTACACCACGTCGTCCTGCACGCTGGCGGCCTACGCCCCCATCGGCGGCGGGCTCTTTGGCCGTCCTGCGGACCGTGTGGTGGCGGTGGTCAAGGCGTTCTCCACCTGCGTGGGCGAGGGCCCCTTCGTCACGCTCATGGAGAAGGACCTGGCGGACCGGCTGCGCGAGTCGGCCAAGGAGTACGGCGCGGCGACGGGCCGCCCCCGGACCATCGGCCACTTCGACGCCCTGGCCACGCGCTACGGCGCGCAGGTGCAGGGGGCCACGGAAATCGCCCTCACCAAGCTGGACAGCCTGACCGGCATGCCCTCGCTGAAAATCTGCACGCACTACACGCACGGGGGAAAGGTCTACGACCGCTTCCCCCTGAACGCGGTCCTGGAGGAGGCGGCGCCGGTGTACGAGGAGACGGCGGGCTGGTCGGAGGACATCTCCGGCGTCCGCAAGTTCGCCGACCTGCCCGAGGCCGCGCGGAAGTACGTCCTCCGCATCGAGGAGCTGGTGCGGTGCCCCATCCGCTTCGTGTCCGTCGGGCCGGAGCGGGAGGCGCTGATTGACCGGGGGGCGCGCGGCTGA